One Castanea sativa cultivar Marrone di Chiusa Pesio chromosome 4, ASM4071231v1 DNA window includes the following coding sequences:
- the LOC142631234 gene encoding protein NRT1/ PTR FAMILY 3.1-like yields the protein MANVDQKQEKIGDEMKIMTKKKKIGGIKTMPFIFANEICDRFAATGFHSNMITYLTKELNVPLVQASNTLTIFNGTANFMPLFGALIADSFAGRFWTIMAGSIIYELGLISITMLAIRPTLRPPPCPTQMNCKEASALQLWVLYISMLLTSIGSGGIRPCVVTFAADQFDMTKSGVAARSWNLFNWYYISMGMAVLTAQTFVVYIQDNVGWGWGLGVPTIAMALSIIAFLVGSPLYNRIKPQGSPLVRLAQVIVAAVKKRKEVVPEDLALLYENRELDAAISLHGRLLHTNQFKWFDKAAIVTDSNATDSKPPNLWRLATVHRVEELKCIIRMFPIWATGILFFASSSHLLSFTILQAGTMNRHLSHSFQIPPASLSIFSNITMLIGLVLYERLFVPFARRCTGNPSGITCLQRMGVGYVVNILATIVASFVEIKRKAVASDHNLLDDPNAIIPITVFWLAPQFCLQGLAEVFMSVGHLEFLYDQSPESMRNTALALYWIAIAMGDYVGTLIVSLIHKYSGMKSNWLPDRNLNRGKLECYYWLVSGIQVINVVYYVICSWLYTYKPLEEVSETCKEEVEELAGNKIPSMILDGRNGHREVELGLGRNETA from the exons ATGGCGAATGTTGATCAGAAGCAAGAGAAGATAGGGGATGAAATGAAAATCatgacgaagaagaagaagattggaGGAATCAAAACAATGCCATTCATATTTG CAAATGAAATATGTGACAGATTTGCAGCAACTGGTTTCCATTCCAACATGATAACGTACCTAACAAAAGAGCTTAACGTGCCGCTGGTACAAGCCTCCAACACACTCACCATCTTCAATGGAACTGCCAATTTCATGCCATTGTTTGGTGCTTTAATTGCTGACTCCTTTGCCGGGCGGTTTTGGACCATAATGGCTGGTTCTATTATCTACGAACTG GGATTGATTAGTATCACCATGTTAGCAATTCGGCCAACTCTCCGGCCTCCACCATGCCCAACTCAAATGAACTGCAAGGAAGCCTCAGCCTTGCAGCTTTGGGTCCTCTACATCTCTATGCTACTTACATCTATTGGCTCAGGTGGCATTAGGCCCTGTGTTGTTACCTTTGCTGCAGACCAATTTGACATGACCAAATCAGGTGTAGCAGCTAGAAGTTGGAATTTGTTTAATTGGTACTACATTAGCATGGGAATGGCAGTACTAACTGCCCAAACTTTTGTGGTTTACATCCAAGATAATGTGGGTTGGGGCTGGGGTCTTGGAGTTCCAACCATAGCCATGGCCTTGTCAATTATAGCCTTTTTGGTGGGTTCGCCTCTTTACAATAGAATCAAACCTCAGGGTAGTCCCTTGGTTAGATTGGCTCAAGTAATTGTTGCAGCTGTGAAGAAGAGGAAAGAAGTAGTACCAGAAGACCTTGCTCTCTTGTATGAAAATAGAGAGCTTGATGCTGCTATTTCTTTGCATGGAAGGCTTCTACACACAAATCAATTCAA GTGGTTTGATAAAGCTGCAATAGTAACAGATAGCAATGCAACAGATTCAAAGCCACCAAATTTATGGAGGCTTGCCACTGTACATCGAGTCGAGGAATTAAAATGTATTATCCGAATGTTTCCTATATGGGCAactggaattttattttttgcctcATCTTCTCACTTGCTTAGCTTCACCATTCTACAAGCTGGCACTATGAATCGTCACCTGTCTCACTCCTTTCAAATTCCTCCAGCCTCCTTGTCTATCTTTAGCAACATAACCATGCTCATTGGCCTTGTTCTGTATGAACGTCTCTTTGTACCCTTTGCTCGTCGATGCACAGGAAATCCATCAGGCATCACATGCCTACAAAGAATGGGAGTAGGCTATGTGGTTAACATTCTTGCTACAATTGTTGCATCATTTGTTGAAATCAAGAGAAAAGCAGTGGCTTCTGATCACAACTTATTGGATGATCCAAATGCAATTATTCCTATTACTGTTTTTTGGTTGGCACCTCAGTTTTGCCTACAAGGGTTAGCTGAAGTATTCATGTCTGTGGGGCACTTGGAATTTCTTTATGATCAATCACCTGAAAGCATGAGAAATACTGCTCTAGCACTGTATTGGATAGCAATAGCAATGGGAGACTATGTAGGCACGCTGATCGTATCACTGATTCATAAGTATTCAGGCATGAAAAGCAACTGGCTGCCTGATAGGAACCTGAATAGGGGAAAATTGGAATGCTACTACTGGCTTGTTAGCGGCATCCAAGTAATAAATGTCGTATATTATGTGATATGTAGTTGGCTTTATACTTATAAGCCATTGGAAGAGGTTAGTGAAACTTGCAAGGAGGAAGTTGAAGAACTAGCTGGGAATAAAATCCCCTCTATGATCTTAGATGGTAGGAATGGACATCGAGAGGTGGAGCTTGGCCTTGGAAGAAATGAGACAGCTTAG